The proteins below are encoded in one region of Candidatus Moraniibacteriota bacterium:
- the rpsO gene encoding 30S ribosomal protein S15, with amino-acid sequence MALTHKQKEKVTGAVKRHDKDTGSPEYQIALFTEQIKKLTTHLKKNKKDFHSRRGLLKMVSKRKKLMSYLEKTNEKSYKEVIKTLELK; translated from the coding sequence ATGGCACTGACGCACAAGCAGAAGGAAAAGGTAACGGGAGCAGTAAAGCGACACGATAAAGATACTGGATCGCCAGAATATCAAATCGCTCTTTTTACTGAGCAAATCAAGAAATTGACGACGCATTTGAAGAAAAACAAGAAAGATTTCCATTCCCGTCGTGGATTGCTCAAGATGGTTTCCAAACGAAAGAAACTGATGAGCTATCTCGAAAAGACCAATGAAAAATCTTATAAAGAAGTCATCAAAACTCTGGAGCTTAAGTAA
- a CDS encoding NYN domain-containing protein encodes MAKFAEQRVGVLVDIQNLYYSARVLYNKKVNFKNVLLAATSERKLIRAIAYGIKTVEATEEKFFEALEKSGFEVKTKDLQIFPDGSKKGDWDVGIAVDAIKMAAKLDVVVIVSGDGDYVSLVEYIQSISGCRVEVIAFAESASQKLIEQVDDFINLSENKKRFLI; translated from the coding sequence ATGGCAAAGTTTGCAGAACAGAGGGTTGGCGTGCTTGTTGATATACAAAACCTGTATTATAGCGCTCGCGTTCTCTATAACAAGAAAGTAAATTTCAAGAATGTGCTTCTCGCAGCGACGAGTGAGCGTAAGCTTATTCGAGCCATTGCTTATGGCATCAAAACCGTTGAAGCGACAGAAGAAAAATTCTTCGAAGCACTCGAAAAAAGCGGATTTGAAGTGAAGACCAAAGACCTCCAGATTTTCCCTGATGGATCGAAAAAAGGGGATTGGGATGTTGGAATTGCTGTTGATGCCATTAAAATGGCGGCAAAACTCGATGTTGTTGTCATTGTTTCTGGCGATGGAGATTATGTCTCGCTTGTAGAATATATCCAGAGTATTAGCGGTTGTCGTGTAGAAGTGATTGCTTTTGCAGAATCTGCGAGTCAAAAGCTTATTGAACAAGTAGATGACTTCATCAATCTTTCTGAGAATAAAAAACGATTTTTGATATAA
- the pnp gene encoding polyribonucleotide nucleotidyltransferase: MQEEKKWSLQIGGRELTIVTGLWAQQAGGAVTVSYGDTVMMATATMSKGASRITGYFPLMVDFEERYYAAGKIKGSRFIKREGRPSDDSVLSGRAVDRTIRPLFDSRMRNEVQVVLTTLSYDGENNYDTVAMIAASVALSLSNIPWNGPIAAVRVGLTSDGSFILNPTVEEVKSSALDLLLSGTHEKINMIEAGGNEILEDKMIEAFEFGFIAIQKITEFIDAVRIEAGKIKSEPALIRGSEEFETAVKEAFLKEGWGEALYLLPKQAMEEKMSAISAKVALWAKETYPEQSSMDELLSLISDEVADEIVHENVLKEEKRPDGRKLTEIRPIWCKVGVLPRTHGTGLFTRGETQALTVTTLGAPGDEMVVDTMRTDEKKRYIHFYNFPPYSVGEVRPMRGPGRREIGHGALAEKALVPVLPSREEFPYTIILVSEVLASNGSSSMASTCGSTLSLMDAGVPIRKPVSGIAMGVITGKDGAYKILTDIQGLEDHYGDMDFKVAGTKDGITAMQMDVKIDGLTPAVLRVAVAQAKIARLEILEKMLAVIPAPREVMSPYAPRIITLHINPEKIRDVIGPGGKMINQIIDETGVSIDIEDDGSVFITSADEISAAKAVEWVNNITREVKAGELFQARITRIMNFGAFAEVLPNQEGLIHISELSDKRVENVEDVVHVGDIIPVLVKEIDNQGRINLSHKATLHQSAEEK; the protein is encoded by the coding sequence ATGCAAGAAGAAAAAAAATGGTCTCTCCAGATCGGAGGACGCGAACTGACAATCGTCACTGGATTGTGGGCACAGCAGGCGGGTGGTGCTGTCACAGTGAGCTACGGCGATACAGTGATGATGGCAACAGCCACAATGAGCAAGGGTGCCTCGAGAATTACGGGATATTTCCCTCTCATGGTAGATTTTGAAGAACGTTATTACGCTGCAGGAAAGATCAAAGGATCTCGTTTTATCAAGCGTGAAGGCCGTCCATCGGATGATTCCGTTCTCTCTGGACGAGCAGTGGATCGCACGATTCGTCCTTTATTTGACAGTCGTATGCGAAACGAGGTACAAGTAGTCCTCACAACACTTTCGTATGATGGCGAGAACAACTATGATACAGTTGCGATGATTGCCGCCTCTGTTGCACTCAGTCTTTCTAACATTCCGTGGAATGGTCCGATTGCTGCTGTACGTGTTGGACTTACTTCTGATGGGTCATTTATCCTCAATCCAACTGTGGAAGAAGTGAAGTCGAGCGCTCTCGATCTTCTTCTTTCAGGAACACACGAAAAGATCAATATGATCGAAGCAGGTGGCAATGAAATCCTCGAAGACAAAATGATTGAAGCATTTGAATTTGGATTTATAGCTATTCAAAAAATTACAGAGTTTATCGATGCTGTACGTATCGAAGCTGGCAAGATAAAATCAGAGCCAGCACTCATCCGTGGATCAGAGGAATTTGAAACAGCTGTGAAAGAAGCTTTTTTGAAAGAAGGATGGGGAGAAGCTCTCTATCTGTTGCCAAAACAAGCAATGGAAGAAAAAATGTCTGCTATTTCTGCCAAGGTGGCTCTCTGGGCCAAAGAAACCTATCCAGAACAGAGTTCAATGGATGAACTTCTCAGTCTCATTTCTGATGAGGTCGCTGATGAAATCGTTCACGAAAATGTTCTCAAAGAAGAAAAGCGTCCAGATGGTCGTAAGCTGACAGAAATCCGTCCTATATGGTGTAAAGTAGGTGTTCTTCCTCGAACACATGGTACTGGACTTTTTACTCGTGGTGAAACACAAGCGCTTACAGTCACAACACTTGGTGCTCCTGGTGATGAAATGGTTGTTGATACCATGAGAACAGATGAGAAGAAGCGTTATATTCATTTCTATAATTTCCCTCCCTATTCAGTCGGAGAAGTACGTCCGATGCGTGGACCTGGACGTCGTGAAATCGGTCATGGAGCATTAGCAGAAAAAGCGCTTGTTCCAGTGCTTCCTTCTCGTGAAGAATTCCCATATACAATTATTTTGGTTTCAGAAGTACTCGCTTCTAATGGATCTTCTTCCATGGCTTCGACCTGTGGTTCGACACTGTCACTTATGGATGCGGGTGTACCGATTCGTAAGCCAGTATCAGGTATCGCTATGGGTGTCATCACAGGAAAAGACGGTGCTTACAAGATTCTTACTGATATTCAGGGACTCGAAGATCATTATGGAGACATGGATTTCAAAGTAGCAGGAACGAAAGATGGTATTACTGCTATGCAGATGGATGTGAAAATCGATGGACTAACACCTGCCGTACTCCGTGTCGCTGTCGCTCAAGCCAAAATTGCTCGTCTCGAAATACTCGAAAAAATGCTCGCAGTGATTCCTGCCCCTCGAGAAGTAATGTCTCCGTACGCTCCACGTATTATCACACTTCATATCAATCCAGAAAAAATTCGTGATGTTATCGGACCTGGTGGCAAGATGATTAATCAGATTATCGATGAAACAGGTGTTTCTATTGATATTGAAGACGATGGATCAGTATTTATTACCTCAGCCGATGAAATAAGTGCTGCCAAGGCGGTAGAATGGGTGAATAATATCACTCGTGAAGTAAAAGCAGGAGAATTGTTTCAGGCACGTATCACACGTATTATGAATTTTGGAGCTTTTGCTGAAGTATTACCCAACCAAGAAGGACTCATTCATATTTCAGAACTTTCTGATAAGCGTGTAGAAAACGTCGAAGATGTTGTGCATGTTGGCGATATCATTCCTGTTCTTGTGAAAGAAATCGATAATCAAGGACGTATCAATCTTTCGCACAAGGCAACGCTTCATCAATCTGCTGAAGAAAAATAA